A region of Streptomyces cinnamoneus DNA encodes the following proteins:
- a CDS encoding DUF4291 domain-containing protein, which produces MPPADAAGPALPARQIRARHTDSTITVYQAYTPGIGVPAARDGRFPASWKRDRMTWIKPSFLWMMYRCGWGTKEGQETVLAVEISREGFEWALDHSCLSHYDRRIHPDETAWKRQLKRSPARVQWDPERDLRLNPLPHRSLQLGLAGDASRRYADEWTVGITDVTALAAEVHRRVREGDLDGAASLLPDERPYPLDDARLAHLRH; this is translated from the coding sequence ATCCCCCCGGCCGACGCGGCCGGCCCCGCGCTGCCCGCCCGTCAGATCCGGGCCCGGCACACGGACTCGACGATCACCGTCTACCAGGCGTACACCCCCGGGATCGGGGTGCCGGCCGCCCGCGACGGCCGCTTCCCCGCCAGCTGGAAGCGCGACCGGATGACATGGATCAAGCCGTCGTTCCTGTGGATGATGTACCGCTGCGGCTGGGGCACCAAGGAGGGCCAGGAGACCGTCCTGGCCGTGGAGATCAGCCGCGAGGGCTTCGAGTGGGCCCTGGACCACTCCTGCCTGTCGCACTACGACCGCCGGATCCATCCCGACGAGACCGCGTGGAAGCGTCAGCTGAAGCGTTCCCCCGCCCGGGTCCAGTGGGACCCCGAACGGGACCTGCGCCTGAACCCGTTGCCGCACCGGTCGCTCCAACTGGGCCTCGCGGGTGACGCGTCGCGCCGGTACGCGGACGAGTGGACCGTCGGCATCACGGACGTCACCGCGCTGGCGGCCGAGGTGCACCGGCGGGTGCGGGAAGGGGACCTCGACGGGGCCGCGTCGCTGCTGCCGGACGAGCGCCCGTACCCGCTCGACGACGCGCGCCTGGCCCACCTGCGGCACTAG
- a CDS encoding DUF779 domain-containing protein has translation MNGHTGVTDASEVSRIALTPSAAELLRKLHEKHGPLMFHQSGGCCDGSSPMCYPRGEFRTGGSDVLLAELTVEGVAEPVGFWMAADQFERWRHTHLTVDVVPGRGSGFSLEAPEGVRFLIRSRLLTDREARLLDAPAPASGGPAALGYDASASDSVCRRSGGPGRA, from the coding sequence ATGAACGGGCACACCGGCGTCACCGACGCCTCCGAAGTCTCCCGCATCGCCCTCACCCCGAGCGCCGCCGAACTGCTCCGCAAGCTCCATGAGAAGCACGGGCCCCTGATGTTCCACCAGTCCGGTGGCTGCTGTGACGGCAGCTCGCCCATGTGCTACCCGCGCGGCGAGTTCCGCACGGGCGGCTCCGACGTCCTGCTGGCCGAGCTCACCGTCGAGGGCGTGGCGGAGCCGGTCGGCTTCTGGATGGCCGCCGACCAGTTCGAGCGATGGCGCCACACCCACCTGACGGTGGACGTGGTGCCGGGCCGTGGCAGCGGCTTCTCCCTGGAGGCACCCGAGGGGGTGCGCTTCCTCATCCGGTCCCGGCTGCTGACCGACCGGGAGGCACGGCTCCTCGACGCGCCCGCACCGGCGTCCGGGGGCCCGGCCGCCCTCGGCTACGACGCGTCCGCCAGCGACAGCGTGTGCAGGCGCTCGGGCGGGCCGGGCCGCGCGTAG
- a CDS encoding putative bifunctional diguanylate cyclase/phosphodiesterase, with protein sequence MLSVNQTAAPVSYATVEVLGSGSRDDRLFRFAAIWGRAIYPGTAAAMTRAEFERHLVPLARVLRDALHARPFDSKPAVEVGAALVRANCTDPEVLPLILSVIDAYLVLYCPPGTPMPVEESRARCSRLQHAVAAGFARALRERTLAEQEAVTRVARAAQAETEQALRDSEARFRAVFEGAAVGVGVADVQGRITDVNDALVRMLGQSVTGRNVGELVHPDDPPECWSLYRELVRGDRDHYRLEKPYYRSDGSVLWTDLSVSLLRDASGAPRYQLAVMQDITERRLLRERLRYEVTHDSLTGLPNRTLFFERLDRALQTATSGEGVRQGGPDAAGARFGLCYLDIDGFKAVNDSLGHAVGDQLLVAVAERLRSCVRAPHELVARLGGDEFVALSTGPAASGDATALARRMLAALAEPIHVGGRDLSVRASIGIVDGVAGEPGAAEVLRSADITMYRAKAAGGNRYEHADADCDARAIARHSLTTCLPAALDHGEFFIEYQPLVRLADGTVRGAEALVRWLHPVHGVLGPDQFIPLAESTGLIVPLGRWVLEESARQARSWRAAEGGEPAPLRVNVNLSPSQLRHPGLVADTVAILGNAGLDPSALCLEVTENALIGADEDELRHLRQLADLGVDIALDDFGTGYSNLSYLRRLPVSTLKLDRSFTRGMQRAPADPVDVKIVEGIVSLAHTLDLSVTVEGVETGAQADHLRLLGCDTAQGWYYARPGPPERLHTLSLADAS encoded by the coding sequence ATGCTGTCCGTGAATCAAACCGCCGCCCCGGTTTCGTACGCGACCGTGGAAGTCCTCGGCTCCGGTTCCCGGGACGACCGATTGTTTCGGTTCGCCGCCATCTGGGGCCGAGCCATCTACCCGGGGACGGCGGCCGCCATGACGCGTGCCGAGTTCGAGCGCCACCTCGTGCCCCTCGCCCGCGTCCTGCGCGACGCCCTCCACGCCCGGCCCTTCGACTCCAAACCGGCGGTCGAGGTCGGTGCCGCGCTCGTGCGCGCCAACTGCACCGACCCCGAGGTCCTGCCGCTGATCCTCAGCGTCATCGACGCCTACCTCGTGCTGTACTGCCCGCCCGGCACACCCATGCCCGTCGAGGAGAGCCGCGCCCGCTGCTCACGCCTCCAGCACGCGGTGGCCGCGGGCTTCGCCCGCGCCCTGCGGGAGCGCACCCTCGCCGAGCAGGAGGCCGTCACCCGCGTCGCGCGGGCCGCCCAGGCCGAGACCGAGCAGGCGCTGCGCGACAGCGAGGCGCGCTTCCGCGCCGTCTTCGAAGGCGCCGCCGTCGGCGTCGGCGTCGCGGACGTCCAGGGCCGCATCACGGACGTCAACGACGCGCTCGTCCGGATGCTCGGCCAGTCGGTGACCGGCCGCAACGTCGGCGAGCTGGTCCACCCCGACGACCCGCCGGAGTGCTGGAGCCTCTACCGCGAGCTGGTCCGCGGGGACCGCGACCACTACCGCCTCGAAAAGCCGTACTACCGCAGCGACGGCAGCGTCCTGTGGACCGACCTCTCGGTCTCGCTCCTGCGCGACGCCTCGGGCGCTCCCCGGTACCAGCTCGCCGTCATGCAGGACATCACCGAGCGACGGCTGCTGCGGGAGCGGCTGCGCTACGAAGTCACCCACGACTCACTCACGGGCCTGCCCAACCGCACCCTGTTCTTCGAACGCCTCGACCGCGCGCTCCAGACCGCGACGTCCGGCGAGGGGGTCCGGCAGGGCGGCCCGGACGCGGCCGGCGCCCGTTTCGGCCTGTGCTACCTCGACATAGACGGCTTCAAGGCCGTCAACGACAGCCTCGGCCACGCCGTCGGCGACCAGCTGCTCGTCGCCGTCGCCGAGCGGCTGCGCTCCTGCGTCCGCGCGCCGCACGAACTCGTGGCCCGGCTGGGCGGGGACGAGTTCGTCGCCCTGAGCACCGGGCCCGCCGCCTCCGGCGACGCGACCGCCCTGGCCCGGCGCATGCTGGCCGCCCTGGCCGAGCCCATCCACGTGGGCGGCCGCGACCTGTCCGTACGGGCCAGCATCGGCATCGTCGACGGCGTGGCCGGCGAACCGGGCGCCGCCGAGGTGCTGCGCAGCGCCGACATCACGATGTACCGCGCCAAGGCCGCCGGCGGAAACCGCTACGAGCACGCCGACGCCGACTGCGACGCCCGCGCCATCGCCCGGCACAGCCTCACCACCTGCCTGCCCGCCGCCCTGGACCACGGCGAGTTCTTCATCGAGTACCAGCCGCTGGTACGGCTCGCCGACGGCACCGTCCGGGGCGCGGAGGCGCTCGTGCGCTGGCTGCACCCGGTGCACGGGGTGCTCGGGCCGGACCAGTTCATCCCGCTCGCCGAGAGCACCGGACTGATCGTGCCGCTCGGCCGCTGGGTGCTGGAGGAGTCCGCCCGCCAGGCCCGCTCCTGGCGCGCCGCCGAGGGCGGTGAACCCGCACCCCTGCGGGTCAACGTCAACCTCTCGCCCTCCCAGCTCCGCCACCCGGGCCTGGTCGCCGACACCGTCGCCATCCTGGGCAACGCCGGGCTCGACCCCTCGGCCCTGTGCCTGGAGGTCACCGAGAACGCGCTCATCGGCGCCGACGAGGACGAGCTGCGCCACCTGCGCCAGCTGGCCGACCTGGGCGTCGACATCGCCCTCGACGACTTCGGCACCGGTTACTCGAACCTGTCGTACCTGCGCCGCCTCCCGGTCAGCACCCTCAAGCTCGACCGCTCCTTCACCCGGGGCATGCAGCGCGCCCCCGCCGATCCCGTCGACGTCAAGATCGTCGAAGGCATCGTGTCGCTCGCCCACACCCTCGACCTGTCGGTGACGGTCGAGGGCGTGGAGACGGGCGCGCAGGCCGACCACCTGCGGCTGCTCGGCTGCGACACGGCGCAGGGCTGGTACTACGCGCGGCCCGGCCCGCCCGAGCGCCTGCACACGCTGTCGCTGGCGGACGCGTCGTAG
- a CDS encoding peptidase C39 family protein has protein sequence MSSRPAPRRTVITAALAVAAAATPLASAAASAAVPGRGSGRPAGTVDNHAWVTFPQWAGGRGAGTRVLGGTRPGLVIDRPIGNQEYADPHTHTTATWEYATWRSPVTVPAAPATEIVVSWNAHTPAGTWLQAELRGTYTDRTSTPWYVMGRWTSGDARGDIRRTSVDGQSDKKSSVSTDTLAVDAPASGLRLASYELRLTLYRRPGTALTPTVWRLGVMASDIPDRFTVPASRPGEGAGHRLAVPSYSQEIHKGQYPEYDNGGEAWCSPTSSQMVIEYWGRRPTPRDLEWVDPSYTDPQVCHAARHTFDHQYKGCGNWPFNAAYAATYHDLQAVVTRLRSLNDAERLVRAGIPVITSQSFLASELDGAGYGTAGHLMCVVGFTDRGDVVAHDPASPTNAAVERVYQRRQFENIWLRTKRHNAQGQIRSGSGGICYLYFPVRPTTRQARALSSVGVR, from the coding sequence ATGTCCAGCAGACCCGCGCCCCGTCGCACCGTCATCACCGCCGCCCTCGCCGTGGCGGCCGCCGCCACCCCGCTCGCCTCCGCCGCCGCGTCCGCCGCGGTGCCCGGCAGGGGCTCCGGCCGCCCGGCGGGCACCGTCGACAACCACGCCTGGGTGACCTTCCCGCAGTGGGCCGGCGGCCGGGGCGCCGGCACCCGGGTCCTGGGCGGCACCCGCCCCGGCCTGGTCATCGACCGGCCCATCGGCAACCAGGAGTACGCCGACCCGCACACCCACACCACCGCCACCTGGGAGTACGCCACCTGGCGCTCCCCGGTCACCGTGCCGGCCGCGCCCGCCACCGAGATCGTCGTCTCCTGGAACGCGCACACACCGGCCGGCACCTGGCTCCAGGCCGAGCTGCGCGGCACCTACACCGACCGCACCAGCACCCCCTGGTACGTGATGGGCCGCTGGACGTCCGGCGACGCGCGCGGCGACATCCGCCGCACCTCGGTCGACGGGCAGAGCGACAAGAAGAGCAGCGTCTCCACCGACACCCTCGCCGTCGACGCCCCCGCCAGCGGGCTCCGCCTGGCCTCGTACGAACTGCGGCTCACCCTCTACCGCAGGCCGGGCACCGCCCTCACGCCCACCGTCTGGCGCCTCGGAGTGATGGCTTCCGACATCCCCGACCGCTTCACCGTGCCGGCGTCGCGGCCGGGGGAGGGGGCGGGGCACAGGCTGGCGGTGCCCAGCTACTCACAGGAGATCCACAAGGGCCAGTACCCCGAGTACGACAACGGGGGCGAGGCCTGGTGCAGCCCCACCTCCTCGCAGATGGTCATCGAGTACTGGGGGCGCAGGCCCACCCCCCGGGACCTGGAGTGGGTCGACCCCTCCTACACGGACCCCCAGGTCTGCCACGCGGCGCGCCACACCTTCGACCACCAGTACAAGGGCTGCGGCAACTGGCCGTTCAACGCCGCGTACGCCGCCACGTACCACGACCTCCAGGCCGTGGTCACCCGGCTGCGTTCCCTGAACGACGCCGAACGGCTGGTCCGGGCCGGGATCCCGGTCATCACCTCCCAGTCCTTCCTCGCCTCCGAGTTGGACGGTGCCGGCTACGGCACGGCCGGCCACCTGATGTGCGTCGTCGGTTTCACCGACCGCGGCGATGTCGTCGCCCACGACCCGGCGAGCCCGACGAACGCGGCGGTCGAGCGCGTGTACCAGCGGCGGCAGTTCGAGAACATCTGGCTCAGGACCAAGCGCCACAACGCCCAGGGCCAGATCAGAAGCGGCTCGGGAGGCATCTGCTACCTCTACTTCCCCGTGCGCCCGACGACCCGTCAGGCCAGGGCCCTGTCCTCGGTCGGGGTGCGCTGA
- a CDS encoding uridine kinase family protein translates to MNDRTSPGTPPSGTLAALAGRLRALPPSLGPVRLVAVDGHAGSGKTTFCARLAAALGGAPVLHLDDLATHDELFEWTGRMREWILAPLARGETARYRAYDWVARRFGDDERALPAAPVVLVEGVGAGRRALRPYLACLLWMELTDEGSWERGQLRDGPELTDFWDGWKQAERAHFSTDPTRPYAQLLVLQSMEGYVLLPGPSKTD, encoded by the coding sequence GTGAACGATCGCACCAGCCCCGGCACCCCGCCTTCCGGCACGCTGGCCGCCCTCGCCGGCCGGCTGCGCGCCCTGCCCCCGTCACTCGGCCCGGTCCGGCTGGTCGCCGTGGACGGGCACGCGGGGTCGGGGAAGACCACCTTCTGCGCGCGGCTGGCGGCGGCGCTGGGCGGCGCCCCCGTGCTGCACCTGGACGACCTGGCGACGCACGACGAGCTGTTCGAGTGGACCGGGCGGATGCGCGAGTGGATCCTCGCCCCCCTGGCGCGCGGCGAGACCGCGCGGTACCGGGCGTACGACTGGGTGGCGCGGCGGTTCGGCGACGACGAGCGCGCGTTGCCCGCGGCGCCGGTCGTCCTGGTGGAGGGCGTGGGGGCGGGACGGAGGGCGCTCCGGCCGTATCTCGCTTGCCTGTTGTGGATGGAGTTGACGGATGAGGGCTCCTGGGAAAGGGGTCAACTCCGTGACGGACCCGAACTGACCGATTTCTGGGACGGCTGGAAGCAGGCGGAGCGAGCGCATTTCTCCACGGACCCCACGCGTCCCTATGCGCAACTCCTGGTACTCCAGAGCATGGAGGGATACGTGTTGCTGCCGGGGCCTTCGAAAACCGACTGA
- a CDS encoding AAA family ATPase, producing MDLGMQGPPAPADLAWLRAVDAYTMGAYTQAEEEFRTAVRVDPGMADAWLGLHALRAETTTALLRMYRHRDRFGEQRARHRRPLNSWYWLGWWVQPVLENGRDLLLAHASHWLDGRHVPELDRALAGCPPAETDPHVRFLHACRAYLVKDWDQLVRHTEALLDDPLLGIEAGLFGGMARVRLEMYGQAEPLLATALMRCRSEQPQRKELRYWLARAHEGTGRSAAALPLYRAVHRVDPTFMDTAARLTAIADGDGLDEPVDLSSLAFGGTAADPSDPPGEPEAQASSDSLDVLTGTGPVTAGSAPVEADGVREKFRVPAQQASAPLPGRSDPVLLAKALAELERMVGLEPVKRQVRALSAQLHMARLRAGQGLPVQPPKRHFVFSGPSGTGKTTVARILGRVFYALGLLGGDHLVEAQRADLVGEFLGQTAVKANELIDSALGGVLFVDEAYSLSNSGYSKGDAYGDEALQVLLKRAEDNRDRLVVILAGYPEGMDRLLTANPGLHSRFTTRVDFPSYRPAELTSIGEVLAAENGDAWDEESLEELRSISAHVVEQGWIDELGNGRFLRTLYEKSCAYRDLRLSGYAGTPTRDDLATLRLPDLMQAYGEVLSGPGWTSGAGTSDPLT from the coding sequence ATGGATCTCGGCATGCAGGGCCCGCCCGCCCCTGCCGATCTCGCCTGGCTGCGCGCCGTCGACGCCTACACCATGGGCGCCTACACCCAGGCCGAGGAGGAGTTCAGGACGGCGGTCCGCGTCGACCCCGGCATGGCCGACGCCTGGCTCGGGCTGCACGCGCTGCGCGCCGAGACCACGACGGCACTGCTGCGCATGTACCGGCACCGGGACCGCTTCGGCGAACAGCGCGCCCGCCACCGCCGACCGCTCAACTCCTGGTACTGGCTGGGCTGGTGGGTCCAGCCCGTCCTGGAGAACGGCCGTGACCTGCTGCTGGCCCACGCGTCGCACTGGCTCGACGGACGGCACGTCCCCGAGCTGGACCGGGCGCTCGCCGGCTGCCCCCCGGCCGAGACCGACCCGCACGTACGCTTCCTGCACGCCTGCCGCGCGTATCTGGTCAAGGACTGGGACCAGCTCGTGCGGCACACCGAAGCGCTCCTGGACGACCCGCTGCTGGGCATCGAGGCCGGGCTGTTCGGCGGCATGGCCCGGGTGCGCCTGGAGATGTACGGACAGGCCGAGCCGCTGCTCGCCACCGCCCTGATGCGCTGCCGCAGCGAACAGCCGCAGCGCAAGGAGCTGCGCTACTGGCTGGCCCGCGCCCACGAGGGCACCGGCCGCAGCGCCGCGGCGCTGCCGCTCTACCGCGCCGTGCACCGCGTCGACCCCACGTTCATGGACACCGCGGCCCGGCTCACCGCCATCGCCGACGGCGACGGCCTGGACGAGCCCGTCGACCTGTCCTCCCTGGCCTTCGGCGGCACCGCGGCGGACCCCTCGGACCCGCCGGGCGAGCCGGAGGCCCAGGCGTCCTCCGACTCCCTCGACGTCCTCACCGGCACCGGCCCGGTCACCGCCGGCAGCGCGCCGGTCGAGGCCGACGGCGTCCGCGAGAAGTTCCGCGTGCCCGCCCAGCAGGCGAGCGCGCCGCTGCCCGGCCGCTCCGATCCGGTCCTGCTCGCCAAGGCCCTGGCCGAGCTGGAGCGGATGGTGGGCCTCGAACCCGTCAAACGGCAGGTGCGGGCGTTGTCGGCGCAACTGCACATGGCCCGGCTCCGGGCCGGCCAGGGGCTGCCCGTCCAGCCCCCCAAGCGTCACTTCGTCTTCTCCGGCCCCTCCGGCACCGGGAAGACCACGGTGGCCCGCATCCTCGGCCGCGTCTTCTACGCCCTCGGGCTCCTCGGCGGCGACCATCTGGTCGAGGCCCAGCGGGCCGACCTGGTCGGCGAGTTCCTGGGGCAGACGGCCGTCAAGGCCAACGAGCTGATCGACTCGGCGCTCGGCGGTGTGCTCTTCGTGGACGAGGCCTACAGCCTCTCCAACTCCGGATACAGCAAGGGCGACGCCTACGGCGACGAGGCGCTGCAGGTCCTCCTCAAACGCGCCGAGGACAACCGCGACCGGCTGGTGGTCATCCTGGCCGGCTACCCGGAGGGCATGGACCGGCTGCTGACCGCCAACCCCGGCCTCCACTCCCGCTTCACCACCCGCGTGGACTTCCCCAGCTACCGTCCCGCCGAACTCACCAGCATCGGCGAGGTCCTGGCCGCGGAGAACGGCGACGCCTGGGACGAGGAGTCCCTGGAGGAACTACGCAGCATCAGCGCCCACGTGGTCGAGCAGGGCTGGATCGACGAGCTGGGCAACGGCCGGTTCCTGCGCACGCTCTACGAGAAGAGCTGCGCGTACCGGGACCTGCGGCTGTCCGGGTACGCCGGCACGCCCACCCGCGACGACCTGGCGACGCTGCGCCTGCCGGACCTGATGCAGGCCTACGGGGAGGTCCTGTCGGGGCCGGGGTGGACGAGCGGGGCGGGCACCTCGGATCCGTTGACGTGA
- a CDS encoding hemolysin family protein, with amino-acid sequence MSVLQLLFAVALVLANGFFVGAEFALVSVRRSQIEPKAAAGSGRARTVLTGLENLPQMMAAAQFGITVCSLTLGAVAEPTVAALLEPVFHAVGLPEGLIHPLGYVIALALVVFLHLVIGEMVPKNLAMSAPDRAALWLGPGLVGFARLCRPVTRLLGACAHGVLRLFRVEPKDEVEAVFTSEQLTHLVEDSGQAGLLGPAEQERLSDALELGSRPVTDVLLDPATLVTVDPSVTPREVEELTVKTGYSRFPICASPGGSFMGYLHVKDVLDLEDADRAVPQHVWRRVETLRAELPLDDALTVMRRAAAHLAAVTDASGRMLGLVALEDVLEMLVGEVRDPAHRVVPVARHAEEQGALAG; translated from the coding sequence ATGAGCGTCCTGCAACTCCTCTTCGCCGTGGCTCTGGTCCTGGCCAACGGCTTCTTCGTGGGCGCCGAGTTCGCGCTGGTGTCCGTACGCCGCAGCCAGATCGAACCGAAGGCGGCGGCCGGGTCGGGCCGGGCCCGGACCGTGCTGACCGGCCTGGAGAACCTGCCGCAGATGATGGCGGCCGCCCAGTTCGGCATCACCGTGTGCTCCCTGACGCTCGGCGCGGTCGCCGAGCCGACGGTGGCGGCTCTGCTGGAGCCGGTCTTCCACGCGGTGGGGCTGCCCGAGGGCCTCATCCACCCGCTGGGCTATGTGATAGCCCTGGCCCTCGTGGTCTTCCTGCACCTGGTCATCGGCGAGATGGTGCCGAAGAACCTGGCCATGTCCGCGCCCGACAGGGCGGCGCTGTGGCTGGGACCGGGCCTCGTGGGCTTCGCCCGGCTGTGCCGGCCGGTCACCCGGCTGCTCGGCGCGTGCGCGCACGGCGTGCTGCGGCTCTTCCGCGTCGAGCCCAAGGACGAGGTCGAGGCCGTCTTCACGAGCGAACAGCTCACGCACCTCGTCGAGGACTCCGGTCAGGCCGGACTGCTCGGCCCGGCCGAGCAGGAGCGCCTGTCCGACGCGCTGGAGCTGGGCAGCCGCCCGGTCACGGACGTGCTGCTGGACCCGGCCACGCTGGTGACGGTCGACCCGTCGGTCACGCCCCGGGAAGTGGAGGAGCTGACGGTCAAGACCGGCTACTCCCGCTTCCCGATATGCGCGTCCCCCGGTGGTTCCTTCATGGGGTACCTGCACGTCAAGGACGTGCTGGACCTGGAGGACGCCGACCGGGCCGTCCCGCAGCACGTGTGGCGCCGCGTCGAGACGCTACGGGCCGAGCTGCCGCTCGACGACGCGCTGACGGTCATGCGGCGGGCCGCCGCGCACCTGGCGGCCGTGACGGACGCCTCGGGGCGGATGCTGGGGCTGGTCGCGCTGGAGGACGTCCTCGAAATGCTCGTCGGCGAAGTCCGCGACCCGGCCCACCGCGTGGTGCCGGTCGCGCGCCACGCGGAGGAACAGGGCGCCCTGGCGGGCTGA
- a CDS encoding hemolysin family protein, which produces MSITVSLLLLAAALLLILANGFFVAAEFGLVTVERPEAERVAAEGDHRARTVVESLRELSFQLSGTQLGITITSLVVGMLAEPALGRLLTGPLTAAGLPDGAAPGVAVVTGMLLASAVQMVVGELVPKNWAVSRPLQVARFVAGPQSVFAHSFRPVISLLNAVANRMVRAMGVEPAEELASARTPGELVSLARHSARAGALEQDTADLFVRTLSLGGLTAQHVMTPRVKVSALQSTATAEDVLNLTRATGLSRFPVYRERLDEVVGMVHLKDALAVPGHDRLRTPVGRIAVAPMLVPGTLPVQPLLERLRSEQPIAVVVDEYGGTAGVVTLEDIVEELVGEVRDEHDAADAGRPELAPVVCEDGRPAWDADGGCRVDVLRRIGLEAPDGPYETVAGLVAGLLGRIPVSGDSAELPGWRLSVRHVGHHRAERVRFVRTGVAPGEQR; this is translated from the coding sequence ATGAGTATCACCGTGTCCTTGCTGCTGCTCGCGGCAGCCCTGCTCCTCATCCTGGCGAACGGCTTCTTCGTCGCCGCCGAGTTCGGTCTGGTGACCGTCGAGCGGCCCGAGGCCGAACGGGTGGCCGCCGAGGGCGACCACCGGGCCCGGACCGTGGTCGAGTCCCTGCGGGAACTCTCCTTCCAGCTCTCGGGCACCCAACTGGGCATCACCATCACCTCCTTGGTGGTCGGCATGCTCGCCGAGCCCGCCCTCGGGCGGCTGCTCACCGGGCCCCTCACCGCCGCGGGCCTGCCGGACGGCGCCGCCCCCGGCGTCGCCGTCGTGACCGGCATGCTGCTGGCCTCCGCCGTGCAGATGGTCGTCGGCGAGCTGGTGCCCAAGAACTGGGCCGTCTCCCGGCCGCTCCAGGTCGCCCGCTTCGTCGCCGGCCCGCAGAGCGTCTTCGCCCACTCCTTCCGGCCCGTGATCTCCCTGCTCAACGCGGTCGCCAACCGCATGGTCCGGGCCATGGGTGTCGAGCCCGCCGAGGAGCTGGCCTCCGCCCGCACCCCCGGCGAACTCGTCTCGCTCGCCAGGCACTCGGCCCGGGCCGGCGCCCTGGAGCAGGACACCGCCGACCTGTTCGTGCGGACCCTCTCGCTCGGTGGGCTGACCGCCCAGCACGTGATGACCCCCCGGGTGAAGGTCAGCGCCCTCCAGTCCACCGCGACCGCGGAGGACGTCCTCAACCTCACCCGTGCCACCGGCCTCTCCCGCTTCCCGGTCTACCGGGAGCGCCTCGACGAGGTCGTCGGCATGGTCCACCTCAAGGACGCGCTGGCCGTGCCCGGCCACGACCGGCTGCGCACTCCCGTCGGCCGGATCGCCGTCGCGCCCATGCTGGTGCCCGGCACCCTGCCCGTGCAGCCGCTGCTGGAGCGGCTGCGCAGCGAGCAGCCGATAGCCGTGGTCGTCGACGAGTACGGCGGCACCGCCGGGGTGGTCACGCTGGAGGACATCGTCGAGGAGCTCGTCGGCGAGGTCCGCGACGAGCACGACGCGGCGGACGCGGGCCGTCCCGAGCTCGCGCCGGTGGTCTGCGAGGACGGACGGCCGGCCTGGGACGCCGACGGCGGCTGCCGGGTCGACGTGCTGCGGCGCATAGGCCTGGAGGCACCCGACGGTCCGTACGAGACCGTCGCCGGACTCGTCGCCGGCCTGCTGGGGCGCATCCCCGTGTCCGGGGACAGCGCCGAGCTGCCCGGCTGGCGGCTGTCGGTGCGCCACGTCGGTCACCACCGCGCCGAGCGCGTGCGGTTCGTGCGCACCGGCGTGGCGCCGGGGGAGCAGCGATGA
- a CDS encoding PH domain-containing protein — protein sequence MSTPAPPTGLPELPVTFRPTRTRIVLLSVGIALLVVLTAISLLLEAFTAGDRATFIGTGLLILGVLALLSRPRVVADRDGVTVVNLTTRRRLEWAEIVRVNLRRGDAWVHLDLADGTSLPAMGIQPGMARDQAVADARALRALVETHGTGRSAT from the coding sequence GTGTCCACCCCCGCGCCCCCGACCGGCCTGCCCGAGCTGCCCGTCACCTTCCGCCCGACCCGCACCCGGATCGTGCTGCTGAGCGTCGGCATCGCCCTGCTCGTCGTGCTGACGGCGATCTCGCTGCTGCTGGAGGCCTTCACCGCGGGGGACCGGGCCACGTTCATCGGCACGGGGCTGCTGATCCTCGGCGTCCTCGCGCTGCTCAGCCGTCCCCGGGTCGTCGCGGACCGGGACGGCGTCACCGTCGTGAACCTGACGACGAGGCGCCGCCTGGAGTGGGCCGAGATCGTGCGCGTCAACCTGCGCCGCGGCGACGCCTGGGTCCACCTCGACCTGGCCGACGGCACGAGCCTGCCGGCCATGGGCATCCAGCCCGGCATGGCGCGGGACCAGGCGGTCGCCGACGCCCGCGCCCTGCGGGCCCTGGTCGAGACGCACGGCACGGGCCGGTCCGCCACCTGA